CTCCATTGCCTTGTTGGAAAACGGCATCTGGTTTTGGATCTAGAAAGTTTTCATAAACCAAATATCCTATTAAAACTGGTTTTTTTTCAGCTAATGCAAGTTTTACGGAAGAGAGGTCGTGAGGTTCAATTTTAAAAATTCGCCCAAGTCTAGCTTTTCGTCCTATTTCTACAATGTTTGCTTTTGGCCGAACCCTCAGATTGTTATTTGATTCATTCATGAGTTCAATCGGAACAGAACCTCTGCTTGTTGCAAGAACCAAGGCATCGAGTAAGGAAACTGCTTGGTCTTTTCCACTGTTCAATTGGTTATAAATGAAATTTGCGGAATACAGAAGTTTTTGTCCATTCGCAGAATTAGGACCAATGGAAGCTAAATTGCGAATCCCTTTTTTCCCAGCCTCTAAATATGAAATAAGGCCATATCCGACTGTAAAACCTACGTTATCTTTTCCTGTGCCTTGGTCCATTGGTATAGGAAAGTCCGCACTAAAGTCGATATTGGAAGGTAAGTCGGAAGGGGAAACATCGGAAATATAGGGAGGAATACTTTGGTATAAAGCAAATGGGTCTGGAGTCAGCCCTGGTTTTTTTAAAGAAGATTTGGGTTCTGTTTTCCCTGTAATCGGTTTTGTTTGGAAACTAACAACGATTAGCCCAACAATGAATAATAAAGTACCAATTGCAATTTTTTGTTTTGTATTCCGAAACATCTTAATCCTCTTCTAAATCAAAACTGATGGGCAATCTATGAGCCATCCGAGTTGGTTTTCCTTTGTCATAACCAGGTGTAAACCTGGCGCGTTGGATGATTTTAATTGCAGCCTCATCAAACCCATATCCTGCTCGTCCCGAAACAATTTTCACACCTTGGAGTACACCTTGTTCGTCAACTTGCACCATAACAACAACAGTCTTTTGGCTGATGTTGGCAGCCTTGGCTGCTTCAGGGAAGTATGCTTTTAGATCAAAATCAATGATGGGTGTGGGAGGTCTGTCACCGTTAAATGAAAACAAAAATCCATCTTTGTCTGTACCATTCCCTGAAAGTTGGTTTGGGTTTAAGTCTGAATTATCGGGTTTGTCTTCCGCATCTTTATTCGATCCCTCTACCCATTCTTGTTTTTCGACGGGAGCAGGGCTTGAAGTACCACCAATGAGTTCTGGTGGAATTTCTTCAAAGGATACGTCCACATCTTCCAATGAAGTCTCTTGAAACGCTGCTTCACTTGGCAATGTTAGAATAAAATATACCAAATAACAAAATACATGTAAACTCACAGAAACAAATAAGCTGGCTCGGAAAAGACCAAACCGCCTGAGTTTGTATTGTAAAAATAATGTAAATGAATTCATGTAACTAATGTTTAGTGGTGAATGTTGGGAGTGGAACTAGAAGATTGGTTGTGTTTTCCACTTGTGATAAAACTTGCATGGATTTCTTTCGAAAGAATTTCTAATTGTCCTAATACCAGTTTCATTTTACGAGTGAAGTAGTTATTGGCCATCACAACAGGAATCGCAACAGCAAGTCCAGCAGCAGTGGCAAGTAGGGCAGTGGAAATACTACGCATCACCACTTCTGCTCCAGAGTTCCCTAAAGTACCTAAACCATAAAATGCTTTGATGACCCCAAGCACAGTTCCCAAAAGTCCAATGAAGGGGGTGTTGTTCCCAAGAGTGTTGAGAATTGGAAGTCTTTCTTCTAAACTGAGTCGTTCTTTTAGAATTTTCCCTTCCATGAGTTCCGATAAACCTTTATGATTTTCTTTTTCACGTTCCAAAACAAAATGAATGAATCGTGTATAAGAATTTTCCATAGGATGGCTTTCGAGTAATTTTTCCGTACCTTTTAGATCACGGTGGCGAATCAGAAGTGTGAGTGAATCGAGAAGTGATTCAGATTCTTTGTTAAAATTGCGTTTATAAACAATTAACCTTTCGATGAAAACAGCAATGGCGAGGATACTCGCGAATAACATCACGAGAAAGATGATTTTTTCACCAATGTCTACGAAATCTTGCATTTTTTGAACCTTCTAACGGACAGAATCCAATTCCTTGGACAACAATCAAAGAGAAAATTTGCGTAAAAAATACTTCGGTTGATCCCAATTCGACCCCAAAGAAAGAATGATTCCAAGGATTGGTATGAAGGCAAAAAACATTCTTCTGAACAGTTTTGGGGTTCTTTTCATCGGTTTCGGCGTTTTTCTCGTCGTGTTCTATGCTACAAAATCTTGGGAGGCCTTCCTCCAAATTTGTCCCAACAAGGATTTTTTGTCTTGGGACGAAAACATACGACTGAACCAAGTCCTCGACCAGTATGTCGATTTTCGAAATGGAAATTGGTTTTATGGCATGCTGCCATTTTTGGAAAGCCCCACTTGGCCTCCGTTACGTTCGCTACTAACATTCGTTACTTTGTATTTACCAATTGATGCTTATGAAACCTATCGAGATAGTTTTCTTGGACTATTCTTTTTGATCTTAGTGTATCCAAGTTTGGTGTATACATCGTTTAGGATGACAAAATCTCTTTTTTGGTCCGGACTTTTTTCATCCCTCATTTTTATCCTGACCATCCAAACTGTAGAAGTGCCTGCGTATTCTTTGTCTTCCATGTTGGAAACCCAATCTATGTTTTTTTTACTTCTCTCTGTTTATGCAATTTACCGTTTGTATGATACAGATAACCGAGAACGTGAGATTGATGGCACTACCAAATGGATGATCTTTGTTTCGCTATTTGGTTTTTATTTCACCAAATATCCATATGGGATTTTATTCTTTATGGCATGTTTTGCCTATGAACTCATTCGTTCCCCAGGTAAATACAAAGAAGTAATCCTTTATCTATTAAAACAATACGCAAAAGGAATTCGACTTTTATACTTAGTTTTTGTAGTACTCATGGTATTTTCTTTGCCAGTGTTACGAGTTGTCACCAAAATCAATTTGAATCAAAAGGGTTTCAAACAGTTTATGTTTGGGATCACCTTGGTTTTGTTTGTTGATCTTTCGGTTTATTTATTCCGAAACCGCGATACCATGAAGAAAATCTTCCCAAAAACAGCAGTTGTACTTTGGGCTTATGCAATTTTCCCTGCATTTTTATGGTTATTTTTAAATCCAGATAGAGTGAATGCTCTTATCGATGCACAGATGATTGTGAATGCATACACAAGGAGTTTTTTCCTGACCCTTTGGACGGAACCAGGAAAAGACCCATCTGTTCCTGGAGTTTTTGATTTCATTTGGGGATTTAGAACTTTGGTATTATTTTCCACCTTGTCTTTGTTATACTTTTTTGTTCGCACGAAAGAAACAATGTGGAATAAAATCAAAGACCCACTTGTGGCAGGCACTTTTATTCTATTTTTAGAACTTTTGATTTTGGAACTTACCACAGGGAACAAACAACCAAGGCATGTTCTTCAGTTTATCCCTGCGATTGGTCTAGTGGGGTTTTTGTGGATTTTACGACTCTACCATTTAGCGGATCACAATTTTCAAAGAATCACTTCTATATCAGTGATCCTACTCACAACTAGTTTTGTATTTTATAATTCGGTTTACGAACAAGGGATCCTTTCTGGAAAATTTCATGAGACCAAAATGTTTTGTTACCGAGGGATGAATGCAGGTGATTTCCAACCGGCAAGAGAAATTGCCGAACATGTGGCTCCTAATAAAAAATACATCCTCATGAATGCCTTCCATTTTACCGAAAAATATGAATCAAAAGGGAGAGTTTTAGCCTCCGATTTTGATCTGGCGATGAAACTTCGCACTTACAAAGAGGGTATGGTACGAAATGACAACAAATACCGATGGAAAGATTGGACAAATTTTGATTCCGTTCTCTTATTAAGTGATGTATGCCCTGATAGTTTTGTTGAAGAAAAATTTGAAAATCGCACAAAAATGTTGAACAGCAAGTCAACATTGCTGTCTACTTACAGAGAGAGCTCAGGCATCGCTTGTTTACAAGAATACAAACTGCTTAAATAGAGATAAGAATTCATGAGTATTGCTTCTTTTTCGATCAAACGCCCCATTTTCATTTCATCCCTCGTGATCATCATGGTGATCACAGGATATATTTCCTTAAAAAGAATTGGTGTGGATTTATTCCCAGATATCAACATCCCATTTGTTGTGGTGTCCACTGTGTACCCTGGAGCAGGCCCAGAAGAGATTGAAACATCCATCTCCAAACCATTGGAAGAGGAACTCAGTTCCATCTCTGGACTCAAAAGGATTACTTCCCGAAACCAAGAAGGAATCTCTCTCGTTTTTGCTGAGTTCAGTTTGACCACTGACATCAAATATGCCGAACAACAAGTACGGGATAAAACAGCAAGGGTCAA
This window of the Leptospira limi genome carries:
- a CDS encoding MotA/TolQ/ExbB proton channel family protein, with product MQDFVDIGEKIIFLVMLFASILAIAVFIERLIVYKRNFNKESESLLDSLTLLIRHRDLKGTEKLLESHPMENSYTRFIHFVLEREKENHKGLSELMEGKILKERLSLEERLPILNTLGNNTPFIGLLGTVLGVIKAFYGLGTLGNSGAEVVMRSISTALLATAAGLAVAIPVVMANNYFTRKMKLVLGQLEILSKEIHASFITSGKHNQSSSSTPNIHH
- a CDS encoding energy transducer TonB produces the protein MNSFTLFLQYKLRRFGLFRASLFVSVSLHVFCYLVYFILTLPSEAAFQETSLEDVDVSFEEIPPELIGGTSSPAPVEKQEWVEGSNKDAEDKPDNSDLNPNQLSGNGTDKDGFLFSFNGDRPPTPIIDFDLKAYFPEAAKAANISQKTVVVMVQVDEQGVLQGVKIVSGRAGYGFDEAAIKIIQRARFTPGYDKGKPTRMAHRLPISFDLEED